Within Massilia litorea, the genomic segment CACGCGGCCGAAAAGAACCACTGATCAGGACTAGCCATGAAGTGGAATGATGTGACGGCAATCGCCGAAACACTGGCGGAGAAGTACCCGGACGTCGACCCGAGCACGGTGCGCTTCGTCGACCTGCACAACTGGGTCGTCGAGCTCGAAGGCTTCGACGACGACCGCACGCGCGGCGGCGAGCGGGTCCTGGAAGCCATCCAGGCGGCGTGGATCCATGAAGCGCGCTGACCAGAAACCGGCCACGGCGCCGGAACTTCCACCAGAGGTGCGCCCCGGGCAGTCGATCGAACTGCTCAAGGAACTGCACATCCTCACGCGCGACGCCAAACTGAACCAGGACAGCCGCCGCAAGCTGAAGCAGGTCTACCACCTGATCAACTTCATCGAGCCACTGGTCAAGGACGTGCGCTCGGAGAAAGGCTCAGTCTCGCTGGTCGACCATGGCGCCGGCAAGTCCTACCTCGGCTTCATCCTCTACGACCTGTTCTTCAAGGGCCTGGAGGACGCCTCGCACATCTACGGCATCGAGACGCGCGACGAGCTGGTCGCGAAATCGACCGGGCTGGCGGCGCGCCTGGGCTTTGCCAACATGTCCTTCCTGCCGCTGTCGGTGGCGGAATCGACCACGTCGAGCAAGCTCCCTGAGACGATCGACATCGTCACCGCGCTGCATGCCTGTAACACGGCGACCGACGACGCCATCGACTTCGCGCTGAAGAAGAAGGCGAAGCACATGGTGCTGGTGCCGTGCTGCCAGGCCGAAGTGGCTTCGGTCTTGCGCAAGAATAAGGGCCGGGACTTGAAAAGTCCGCTGACCGAAATCTGGCGCCGTCCCATCCACACGCGCGAATTCGGCAGCCAGGTGACCAACGTGCTGCGCTGCCTGCAGCTCGAAGCGCACGGCTACGAGGTGACCGTCACCGAGCTGGTGGGCTGGGAGCACTCGATGAAGAACGAGCTGATCGTGGCGACCTATAAAAACCTGCCGCGCCGCCGTCCGGGCGAGCGCCTGCAGGAAGTGCTGTCCACGCTGGGGCTGGAAGAGATGGGCCAGCGTTTCTATGCATCGCAAGCGGAAGCCGAAGCCAAAGCCGAAATGAACGACTGAGAGACCATGAGCGAAAAAATCACCTGGATCGACCTGCGCAGCGACACCGTCACCCAACCCTCGCAGGCGATGCGCGCCGCGATGGCCGCCGCTGAAGTCGGCGACGACGTCTACGCCGACGACCCGACCGTCAACCGCCTGCAGGACTACGCGGCCGATTTGTTCGGCTACGAAGCCGGCATGTTCGCCCCAAGCGGCACGCAAACGAATCTGATCGCCCTGATGACCCACTGCGGCCGCGGCGACGAATACCTGGTCGGCCAGGAAGCGCACACGTATAAATACGAAGGCGGCGGCGCCGCGGTGCTGGGCTCGATCCAGCCGCAGCCGATCGCCAACCAGGCGGACGGCTCGATTCTGCTTTCCGACATCGAGGCCTACATCAAGCCCGAC encodes:
- a CDS encoding class I SAM-dependent methyltransferase; amino-acid sequence: MKRADQKPATAPELPPEVRPGQSIELLKELHILTRDAKLNQDSRRKLKQVYHLINFIEPLVKDVRSEKGSVSLVDHGAGKSYLGFILYDLFFKGLEDASHIYGIETRDELVAKSTGLAARLGFANMSFLPLSVAESTTSSKLPETIDIVTALHACNTATDDAIDFALKKKAKHMVLVPCCQAEVASVLRKNKGRDLKSPLTEIWRRPIHTREFGSQVTNVLRCLQLEAHGYEVTVTELVGWEHSMKNELIVATYKNLPRRRPGERLQEVLSTLGLEEMGQRFYASQAEAEAKAEMND
- the iscX gene encoding Fe-S cluster assembly protein IscX, with product MKWNDVTAIAETLAEKYPDVDPSTVRFVDLHNWVVELEGFDDDRTRGGERVLEAIQAAWIHEAR